The genomic interval tcaaaaatattgtatttttataaaacacaattAAAACACAAAGctagaacaactcaaaacaacagtagaacattaaaaaacaccagtagaacaccagtgaaacttAATACAGTATACtacagtataaaacttataaaaaaacacagtaaaaaagtaaaaaaataaaaaattccgtCTGAcagtattttagtaaaaaaatagcaaaagttaaAGTTAGTATACGATATAAATTttcctaaataaataaataaaagctaTACCAATTAAGAAAGGTTAAAAGGCACTTTAtaatgcattaaaaaaaagcactttataaaatattaaatttaatttgatccacattattaaatataatattaaaatttatcatCGTTGTAAAATAACAGATTTAattaagtttatatatatttttaaaaaattatatatacaattaatattttaatagaaaaaaataaatttaaaaatcttatATGATACAAATGTATTcaaaaacttaataaatcaaatttatacttttaatataatttcCTTGTGTAATATGATTTACAAGATTGTTTCGAGGGTGGTGGCTAATTGATTTAAAGTAGTGCTGCCACATGAAATTTCTAACACACAAAGTGCATTTATATTAGGTTGgttaatttttgataatatcATAATGTCGTTTGAAATTATACACTACTTGAAGTGTAAAGTTTTTGGGAAGGAGGGGATGATGGCATTAAAACTTAATATGTGTAAAGCGTACGATATGTTGGAGTGGAATTATCTCATATTTATACTTCGGAAACTTGATTTTTCACAACATTGGATACTTCTAACACACAAAGTGCATTTATATTAGGTTGgttaatttttgataatatcATAATGTCGTTTGAAATTATACACCACTTGAAGTGTAAAGTTTTTGGGAAGGAGGGGATGATGACATTAAAACTTAATATGTGTAAAGCGTACGATATGTTGGAGTGGAATTATCTCATATTTATACTTCAGAAACTTGATTTTTCACAACATTGGGTACCTGGTTTAAGTTGTTTTTCCACGATGAGGTATTAGGTTGTTCACGGTGGTCATATGATAGGGCTTATTGTTCCTTGTAGACGGATAAGGCAAAGAGACCTTTTGTctccttatttattttttatttgtgctAAAGGCTTCTCGGCATTACTTTGTCGATATGAGCATAATCAGTTAATAAAAAGGTGTCGTGTGGCTAGGGGTATTCCGTCAATTTCTCATATATTATTTGTTGATGATAGCTATCTATTTGTCCAAGCTAAGGGACTCATAGAGTGATGGAGATTCTACATAGTTTTGAGAGGATGTCAGGTCAAAAGATTAATTTGACTAAATCTGCTTTCTTTAGTAGGAATGTGAGTGGTGCTATTCAGAAGGTTGTTTGtgctatttttaatataaatgaaGTTGTTGAGAATAGTGTGTACTTGGGTCTCCCAAGTACAATCGATCGAAACAAGTCTGATGTATTGGGCTTTCTTAAGGAGAAGATGAGGAAGCATATACAAAGATGGAATGGTAAACTCTTGTCGCATGCTGTTATAGAGGTCCTACTTTGTAATAAAGCTCAAAGTCTTCCAACTTATGCTATGAGTATTTTCCTTTTGCCTACGAGAACATGTCATGAGTTGGAACAACTTATGGCTAATTTTTAGTGGAAGTCGTCTACATGTTCCTGTCAAAGAATTTCGTGGAGGAGTTAAGAGAGGATGGCGTGTAGTAAGAGTTTAGAATTTGTTTTAGAATGAGATTCTAACCCTTTTGCATgaatgatttttcttatctttttAGTGTTAGGGTTCTCCTATCTAAACTTTGCCCACTAATGGgataaatacacaaaatacatTGCCCGACTCATGAGGCATTAAACCTTTGTTGACGTGGATGTCACATCATGTTAATAGTTGCCAATTTGTGTCCTAATTTTAtggataataaaaatatataaatactttattgataattactttatttccatattgATATTGTGAGAtctataattaataaatgtgaTATAAAACTAGATATATGGATATCTATTAACTACTTATCTGTAAGCTATGCTTGTGGCTATCTTGCTATCTTGATGCACATGGTGCTCGAGGTTTATCTTGCTTGGACCAATCGTCTGTCCAACAACTAAAAGGTTTAACTTTGTTAATTGGCTCAGTCCATTATCTTAATTGGGCCTACAATAATTAAGTaaaaggggtaagttgaaaaataccatttttattaatcaattaatcaaatttacttctattgttatatttagttgaaacatacctctttttatatgtattgtacccaaaataccctgacaaaAGAGAGTCACatagagagtatcttgaagtgacatggacaaaattggtacaatgtttaaaaaatgaggtaaaaatgatagactttaaaaaaaaaagataaaaataaaagattacaatataaaaagagtatAGAGTATAATTTTCTCTAAGGTAAAACTATATTGGAATTACACGTGTCTTTTATCTAGAAACATAATATTACAAttacaatttaaaaataaaaaaagtgaaACCCTATAACTAAACATTGGAGataataaaattgtgtttgttgTTATAATCATCAAAGCTTGCAATCATCTTCTCCATCATGGAAACACTATAAATCCTTTTTGGATTGAGATTAAACTCCACAGCAGCA from Cannabis sativa cultivar Pink pepper isolate KNU-18-1 chromosome 4, ASM2916894v1, whole genome shotgun sequence carries:
- the LOC115713720 gene encoding uncharacterized protein LOC115713720, whose amino-acid sequence is MEILHSFERMSGQKINLTKSAFFSRNVSGAIQKVVCAIFNINEVVENSVYLGLPSTIDRNKSDVLGFLKEKMRKHIQRWNGKLLSHAVIEVLLCNKAQSLPTYAMSIFLLPTRTCHELEQLMANF